A window of Streptomyces sp. DG1A-41 contains these coding sequences:
- a CDS encoding FAD-dependent monooxygenase, which produces MDSAVIVVGAGPVGLMLAGELRLAGVPVVVLERLTGPTGQSRALGFTVRTMEVLDQRGLLPRFGEVQTSPMGHFGGLLVDFGTLDSPHRTSHGIPQSRTEEVLGRWAAELGADIRRGHEVVGIEQDPYGVDVRAVGPDGPVSLRASYVVGCDGGRSTVRRLGGFDFPGTPGTYEMMLADLKDCAIEARPFGERLTGGVAMAAPLGDGVQRIIVKEHGAPVRGEPADFPAVAAAWQQITGQDISGATPVWASSFSDASRQTSSYRRERLLLAGDAAHIHLPAGGQGMNVGLQDAVNLGWKLAAVVGGWAPPGLLSSYHRERHPVGERLLMNTRAQGLLFLGGEEVQPLRDVLGELIALPDVALHLARMVTGLEIRYEVGPGDHPLLGRRVPHHELVGRDGGAKTSTSELLRPARGVLLDLADDAALRRTASGWSGRVDVFTGSLHEPEPDSPLTGADAVLVRPDGHVAWVAAGVGDLPRELYRWFGAPR; this is translated from the coding sequence ATGGACAGCGCGGTGATCGTAGTGGGCGCAGGCCCTGTCGGGTTGATGCTCGCCGGTGAGTTACGGCTGGCCGGCGTGCCGGTCGTCGTACTGGAGAGGCTGACCGGGCCGACCGGGCAGTCGCGGGCGCTCGGGTTCACCGTGCGGACCATGGAGGTGCTCGACCAGCGGGGCCTGCTGCCGAGGTTCGGCGAGGTGCAGACCAGTCCGATGGGGCACTTCGGCGGTCTGCTCGTCGACTTCGGCACGCTCGACAGCCCGCACCGGACCTCCCACGGTATCCCCCAGTCCAGGACCGAGGAGGTGCTCGGCCGGTGGGCCGCCGAGCTGGGCGCCGACATCCGGCGCGGGCACGAGGTGGTGGGGATCGAGCAGGACCCCTACGGCGTCGACGTCCGCGCCGTCGGCCCCGACGGGCCCGTGTCACTGCGCGCCTCCTACGTCGTCGGCTGCGACGGCGGCCGCAGCACGGTCCGCCGACTGGGCGGGTTCGACTTCCCGGGCACCCCCGGGACGTACGAGATGATGCTCGCCGATCTGAAGGACTGCGCCATCGAGGCCCGGCCGTTCGGTGAGCGGCTCACCGGCGGGGTCGCCATGGCCGCGCCGCTGGGCGACGGCGTCCAGCGGATCATCGTCAAGGAGCACGGCGCCCCGGTGCGCGGCGAGCCCGCCGACTTTCCGGCCGTTGCGGCTGCCTGGCAGCAAATCACCGGGCAGGACATCAGCGGGGCGACCCCTGTGTGGGCCAGTTCGTTCAGCGACGCCAGCCGCCAGACCTCCAGCTACCGCAGGGAACGGCTGCTGCTGGCGGGCGACGCCGCCCACATTCATCTGCCGGCCGGCGGCCAGGGCATGAACGTCGGTCTCCAGGACGCCGTCAACCTCGGCTGGAAGCTCGCCGCCGTCGTCGGCGGCTGGGCCCCGCCCGGCCTGCTCTCCAGCTACCACAGGGAGCGGCACCCGGTCGGCGAGCGGCTGCTGATGAACACCCGCGCCCAGGGGCTCCTCTTCCTCGGCGGAGAGGAGGTGCAGCCGCTGCGTGACGTGCTCGGCGAACTGATCGCGCTGCCCGACGTGGCCCTCCATCTGGCCCGCATGGTCACCGGCCTGGAGATCCGTTACGAGGTCGGGCCCGGCGACCATCCGCTGCTCGGCCGCCGGGTCCCGCACCACGAACTGGTCGGCCGTGACGGCGGGGCCAAGACCAGCACCAGCGAACTGCTGCGGCCCGCCCGCGGGGTCCTGCTCGACCTCGCCGACGACGCCGCGCTGCGCAGGACGGCGTCCGGCTGGTCCGGGCGCGTCGACGTCTTCACCGGCAGCCTGCACGAGCCGGAGCCGGACAGCCCCCTGACGGGCGCCGACGCCGTACTCGTACGCCCCGACGGCCATGTCGCCTGGGTAGCGGCGGGCGTCGGTGACCTCCCCCGGGAGCTGTACCGCTGGTTCGGCGCACCGCGCTGA
- a CDS encoding TcmI family type II polyketide cyclase, with product MHSTLIVARMSPESSAQVAQLFDAFDATDMPHRMGTRRRQLFSYQGLYFHLQDFDHEGGGEAIEEAKTDPRFQRISADLRPFIDPYDPAWQTPSDAMARRFYLWNPKEGDSQ from the coding sequence ATGCACAGCACTCTGATCGTCGCCCGGATGTCTCCTGAATCGTCCGCGCAAGTCGCCCAGCTCTTCGACGCGTTCGACGCCACCGACATGCCCCACCGGATGGGGACCCGGCGTCGCCAGCTCTTCTCCTACCAGGGCCTCTACTTCCACCTCCAGGACTTCGACCACGAGGGCGGTGGCGAGGCGATCGAGGAGGCCAAGACCGACCCCCGGTTCCAGCGGATCAGCGCCGATCTGCGGCCTTTCATCGATCCGTACGACCCGGCGTGGCAGACCCCGTCGGACGCGATGGCCCGGCGCTTCTACCTGTGGAACCCGAAGGAGGGCGATTCCCAGTGA
- a CDS encoding beta-ketoacyl-[acyl-carrier-protein] synthase family protein — protein sequence MNRRVVITGIGVVAPGGTSAKDFWSLLTAGRTATRTLSSFDPTGYRSRVAAEVDFFPAQHGLKPQEIRRMDRAAQFAVVTAREAIADSGIDLAAVDPARIAVTIGSAVGATISLENEYRTVSDDGRLTLVDHTYAPPYLYNHLVPSSFATEVAWAVGAEGPSSVISTGCTSGIDSVGYAVELIREGAADIALTGATEAPISPITVACFDAIKATSTYNDDPEHASRPYDRSRTGFVLGEGSAGFVLEELESARARGAHIYAEVCGYASRCNAYHMTGLRSDGAEMAEAIRVALDEARLNPDDIDYVNAHGSGTKQNDRHETAAFKTSLGQHAYRVPVSSIKSMIGHSLGAIGSVEIAASALAIEHNVVPPTANLHDPDPDLDLDYVPLNAREWRTDTVLTVGSGFGGFQSAMVLARPDRRTA from the coding sequence GTGAACCGACGTGTCGTCATCACCGGCATCGGCGTGGTGGCACCCGGCGGAACCAGCGCGAAGGACTTTTGGTCGCTGCTGACCGCCGGGCGCACCGCCACTCGAACACTGTCCTCGTTCGACCCGACGGGCTACCGGTCGCGGGTCGCCGCCGAGGTGGACTTCTTTCCGGCGCAGCACGGCCTCAAGCCGCAGGAGATCCGCCGGATGGACCGGGCCGCTCAGTTCGCGGTGGTCACGGCCCGCGAGGCGATCGCCGACAGCGGTATCGACCTGGCGGCCGTGGACCCCGCCCGGATCGCGGTGACCATCGGGAGCGCGGTCGGGGCCACCATCAGCCTGGAGAACGAGTACCGGACCGTCAGCGACGACGGCCGCCTCACCCTCGTCGACCACACATACGCGCCGCCGTACCTCTACAACCACCTGGTGCCCAGCTCCTTCGCCACCGAGGTCGCCTGGGCGGTCGGCGCGGAGGGCCCCAGCAGCGTCATCTCCACCGGCTGCACCTCCGGCATCGACTCGGTCGGGTACGCGGTCGAGTTGATCCGGGAAGGGGCCGCCGACATCGCGCTCACCGGTGCCACGGAGGCCCCGATCTCCCCGATCACCGTGGCCTGCTTCGACGCCATCAAGGCGACCTCCACCTACAACGACGATCCCGAGCACGCTTCCCGGCCGTACGACCGCAGCCGCACCGGCTTCGTGCTCGGAGAGGGCTCGGCCGGGTTCGTCCTGGAGGAACTGGAGAGCGCCCGTGCGCGCGGTGCGCACATCTACGCAGAGGTCTGCGGCTACGCCTCCCGGTGCAACGCCTACCACATGACCGGGTTGCGCTCGGACGGCGCGGAGATGGCCGAGGCCATACGGGTCGCGCTGGACGAGGCCCGCCTGAATCCCGACGACATCGACTACGTCAACGCCCACGGCTCGGGCACCAAGCAGAACGACCGCCATGAGACAGCCGCGTTCAAGACCAGCCTCGGCCAGCACGCCTACCGTGTGCCGGTCAGCTCCATCAAGTCGATGATCGGTCACTCGCTGGGCGCCATCGGCTCCGTCGAGATCGCCGCGTCCGCACTGGCCATCGAGCACAACGTGGTGCCCCCGACCGCCAACCTGCACGACCCGGACCCGGACCTCGACCTCGACTACGTGCCGCTCAACGCCCGTGAGTGGCGCACCGACACCGTGCTCACCGTGGGCAGCGGCTTCGGCGGCTTCCAGAGCGCGATGGTCCTGGCCCGGCCCGACAGGAGGACCGCATGA